One segment of Anastrepha obliqua isolate idAnaObli1 chromosome 3, idAnaObli1_1.0, whole genome shotgun sequence DNA contains the following:
- the LOC129241754 gene encoding uncharacterized protein LOC129241754, whose product MISSTCMACSLKLIYIRRMYGYDLNKRVQTIFAVAALYVICLKAHQSNAAATFDRSLAYAKAQAIKKSGGNPATSSYFQRDPYGPDTYAFGFEVNDNRTGNVQFRDERRYVNGSVQGSFGHVRPDGRVIVTHFLSDNERGFLHDTRTFEAGEHEKWQAHWPTKRPDIHMQRPHDMPTGAVVYDKDLHLNLTNSQTPEHLANAIKDQHGIDVNMSGNVHENIGHAAVQDIIDGKIPLQTVPGKAETHIGFETVNDLLPSDFPIVPFKLPSMLGDEVGDSKQQKPANDEQANKKNVQDKYNKAKANNAEKNLSVDMLKKNVTQAVKPKTVDVGTKSNNINSQTVTEKPLPSNVTPKDAASANDAWYQQLIEDTRNEFLNNLPDLQQEGS is encoded by the exons ATGATTTCTTCCACCTGTATGGCCTGTAGCTTGAAGTTAATTTATATTCGCAGAATGTACGGCTACGATCTAAACAAACGTGTACAAACtatttttgctgttgctgcc CTTTACGTGATATGCCTAAAAGCACACCAAAGTAATGCAGCTGCCACATTTGATCGAAGCTTAGCTTACGCTAAAGCACAAGCCATAAAGAAGTCTGGCGGCAACCCGGCTACAAGCTCTTATTTTCAGCGCGACCCATATG gCCCTGATACTTATGCTTTTGGATTTGAAGTGAACGATAATCGTACGGGAAATGTGCAATTCCGAGATGAAAGACGTTACGTGAATGGCAGCGTGCAAGGGTCATTTGGGCATGTGCGTCCAGATGGACGAGTAATTGTCACCCATTTTTTGTCAGACAATGAGCGAGGTTTTTTGCACGATACTCGCACATTTGAGGCAGGCGAACACGAGAAATGGCAAGCGCATTGGCCGACCAAACGACCAGATATACATATGCAACGTCCACACGATATGCCCACAGGAGCAGTGGTTTACGATAAGGACCTTCATTTAAATTTGACTAATAGTCAAACACCAGAACACCTAGCCAACGCAATCAAAGATCAACACGGAATCGATGTAAATATGAGTGGGAACGTGCACGAAAATATCGGGCATGCGGCAGTGCAAGACATTATCGACGGTAAAATACCACTGCAGACTGTACCTGGTAAAGCGGAAACTCATATCGGTTTTGAGACGGTAAATGATCTTTTACCTTCCGACTTCCCAATCGTTCCATTTAAATTGCCATCAATGTTGGGTGATGAAGTTGGAGATAGCAAGCAGCAGAAGCCTGCCAATGACGAGCAAGCGAATAAAAAGAATGTGCAGGACAAGTACAATAAGGCCAAAGCAAATAAtgcggaaaaaaatttaagtgttgATATGCTCAAGAAAAACGTAACCCAGGCAGTGAAGCCCAAGACTGTTGATGTTGGAACTAAATCTAACAACATCAACAGCCAGACTGTTACAGAGAAGCCATTACCTTCGAACGTAACTCCAAAAGATGCAGCAAGTGCTAATGATGCGTGGTATCAGCAACTGATCGAAGATACgagaaatgaatttttgaataatttaccCGATTTGCAACAAGAGGGATCATAG